A stretch of the Pelmatolapia mariae isolate MD_Pm_ZW linkage group LG23, Pm_UMD_F_2, whole genome shotgun sequence genome encodes the following:
- the LOC134620363 gene encoding E3 ubiquitin-protein ligase TRIM39-like, whose translation MSAASCHLSKDQFLCSICLDVFTDPVSTPCGHNFCKNCISQHWDISERFECPMCKKMFYTKTELQINSFISDMVSQFRHETQQKSTSSSSSEQQAAKPGEVPCDICTGTKLKALKSCLVCLASYCQTHLELHLTMKGLKRHQLIDPEENLEGRMCMKHDKPLELFCKTDQTCVCMLCSVIDHKTHEFAPLREEYEEKKAELGKTEAEIEQMIQKRRLKIRKIKKSVKMSKDAADREKAKGVRVFSALRKTLRRRMNELIKEMEDKQETTEKQDEGFIKDLEQEISELMKRSSEVEQLSHSKDHLYLLQSFSSLKAAPTTKDWTKVSIHPPSYEGTVVRVVDHVKETLSKDMKKLFDAELKRVQQYAVDVTLDPHTAHPYLILSRNGKQVHCGDRRKKRPDNPERFLVFLCVLGKQSFSSGRFFFEVQVKEKTRWILGVFRESVNRKKKITPSPEKGYWTVGVYENICVALEDPEVRLPLQSGFEKVGVFVDYEEGLVSFYDADHAALIYSFTGCSFTGKLYPLFCPGVNDDDNSAPLIICPVNQSVRSFSMRKF comes from the coding sequence ATGTCTGCTGCCAGCTGTCATCTATCGAAAGATCAGTTTCTGTGCTCCATCTGTCTGGATGTCTTCACTGATCCAGTCTCCACACCATGTGGACACAACTTCTGCAAAAACTGCATCAGTCAACACTGGGATATCAGTGAGAGGTTTGAGTGCCCCATGTGTAAAAAGATGTTCTACACAAAAACTGAACTGCAAATCAACAGTTTCATCTCTGACATGGTTTCTCAGTTCAGACATGAAACTCAGCAGAAatccaccagcagcagcagctcagagcaacAAGCTGCCAAACCAGGAGAAGTTCCCTGTGACATCTGCACTGGAACCAAACTGAAGGCCCTGAAGTCCTGCCTGGTGTGTCTGGCCTCCTACTGCCAGACTCACCTGGAGCTTCATCTGACAATGAAAGGTctgaaaagacatcagctgattgATCCTGAGGAGAACCTGGAAGGCAGGATGTGTATGAAGCACGATAAACCTCTGGAGCTGTTCTGTAAGACCGATCAGACATGTGTCTGCATGCTGTGCTCTGTTATAGACCACAAGACTCATGAGTTTGCTCCTCTGAGAGAAGAAtatgaagaaaagaaagcagaGCTGGGGAAGACTGAGGCTGAAATTGAACAGATGATCCAGAAGAGACGACTGAAGATTCGAAAGATCAAAAAGTCAGTGAAGATGAGTAAAGATgctgcagacagagagaaagcaaaaggTGTTCGGGTCTTCAGTGCTCTGAGGAAGACTCTCAGGAGACGCATGAACGAGCTCATAAAGGAGATggaagacaaacaggaaacaacagagaaacaggATGAAGGTTTCATCAAAGATCTGGAACAGGAAATCTCTGAGCTGATGAAGAGAAGCTCTgaggtggagcagctctcacactCTAAAGACCACCTCTACCTCCTCCAAAGCTTCTCATCCCTGAAAGCTGCTCCAACCACCAAGGACTGGACAAAGGTCAGTATCCATCCACCATCATATGAGGGGACTGTGGTGAGAGTTGTGGATCACGTGAAGGAGACACTCAGTAAAGACATGAAGAagctgtttgatgctgagctgaagagggTCCAGCAGTATGCAGTGGATGTGACTCTTGATCCTCATACAGCACATCCTTATCTCATCCTGTCTCGTAATGGAAAACAAGTACACTGTGGTGATAGAAGGAAGAAACGTCCAGACAACCCAGAGAGatttcttgtgtttctttgtgttttaggAAAGCAGAGTTTCTCTTCAGGCAGATTTTTCTTTGAGGTTCAGGTTAAAGAAAAGACCAGATGGATATTAGGAGTCTTCAGAGAGTCAgtcaacaggaagaaaaaaatcacaccgAGTCCTGAGAAAGGTTACTGGACTGTAGGAGTATATGAAAACATTTGTGTAGCCCTTGAGGATCCTGAAGTCCGTCTCCCGCTTCAGTCTGGTTTTGAGAAGGTGGGGGTGTTTGTGGATTATGAGGAGGGTCTGGTCTCCTTTTATGATGCAGATCATGCAGCTCTTATCTACTCCTTTACTGGCTGCTCCTTCACTGGGAAACTCTACCCATTATTCTGTCCTGGtgttaatgatgatgataactcTGCACCTCTGATCATCTGTCCTGTCAATCAGTCAGTCCGATCTTTTTCCATGAGGAAATTTTAA
- the LOC134620396 gene encoding E3 ubiquitin/ISG15 ligase TRIM25-like — MMSADMSAASCLLSEDQFLCSICLDDFTDPVSTPCGHNFCKNCISKHWDISDRCQCPVCKKVFETRPELHINTFISDVVSQFRHETQQKSTSSSSSEQQAAKPGEVPCDICTGTKLKALKSCLVCLASYCQTHLEPHLTASCLKRHQLIDPEENLESRMCMKHDKPLELFCKTDQTCVCMLCSVIDYKTHEFAPLREECEGKKAELGKTEAKIQQMIQKRRLKIQEIKESVKMSKDAADREKAEGVQVFTTLKKTLRRRQNELIKEIEEKQETTEKQAEGFIKDLEQEFSELMRWSSSHALKITSTSSKASHP, encoded by the exons ATGATG AGTGCAGACATGTCTGCTGCCAGCTGTCTTCTATCTGAAGATCAGTTTCTGTGCTCCATCTGTCTGGATGACTTCACTGATCCAGTCTCCACACCATGTGGACACAACTTCTGCAAAAACTGCATCAGTAAACACTGGGATATCAGTGACAGGTGTCAGTGCCCTGTGTGTAAAAAGGTGTTTGAGACCAGACCTGAGCTGCACATCAACACTTTCATCTCTGATGTGGTTTCTCAGTTCAGACATGAAACTCAGCAGAAatccaccagcagcagcagctcagagcaacAAGCTGCCAAACCAGGAGAAGTTCCCTGTGACATCTGCACTGGAACCAAACTGAAGGCCCTGAAGTCCTGCCTGGTGTGTCTGGCCTCCTACTGTCAGACTCACCTGGAGCCTCACCTGACAGCTTCATGTctgaaaagacatcagctgattgATCCTGAGGAGAACCTGGAAAGCAGGATGTGTATGAAGCACGATAAACCTCTGGAGCTGTTCTGTAAGACCGATCAGACATGTGTCTGCATGCTCTGCTCTGTTATTGACTACAAGACTCATGAGTTTGCTCCTCTGAGAGAAGAATGTGAAGGAAAGAAGGCAGAACTGGGGAAGACTGAAGCTAAAATTCAACAGATGATCCAGAAGAGACGACTGAAGATTCAGGAGATCAAAGAGTCAGTGAAGATGAGTAAAGATgctgcagacagagagaaagcagaaggtgTTCAGGTCTTCACTACTCTGAAGAAGACTCTCAGGAGACGTCAGAACGAGCTCATAAAGGAGAttgaagagaaacaggaaacaacagagaaacaggctgaaggtttcatcaaagatctggaacaggaattctctgagctgatgaggtggagcagctctcacgcTCTAAAgatcacctccacctcctccaaagcTTCTCATCCCTGA